One window of Phoenix dactylifera cultivar Barhee BC4 chromosome 5, palm_55x_up_171113_PBpolish2nd_filt_p, whole genome shotgun sequence genomic DNA carries:
- the LOC103707722 gene encoding 26S proteasome regulatory subunit RPN13-like isoform X2, which yields MENVAPLQEIMLEFRAGRMFLDGTRVVPDNCKGLVRIGRGEEGLVHFQWLDRNRNTVEEDQIIFPDEAVFEKVTQSSERVYVLKFSSDDRKFFFWLQEPRAEGDSQICNSFNSYINQPLDAIGEDEAEASVAMQMSEMSEDAAEDDLSSRAGNLVDQNMAAELSGEVTSSAGPVQLADLQRILRSIQPSDAVEDPDAGLGLGDILKPDLVMPLIETLPLEQQLASYLPEGSWTPADLMDLLQSPPFRQQVDTFTHVLRTGQIDLSQFGMDPSKYNFTVLSFLEALEDSVAKSSESEETDSRQDENKDAKSQRCSRSSAMDES from the exons ATGGAGAATGTTGCTCCATTGCAG GAAATCATGTTGGAGTTTCGTGCCGGCAGGATGTTCCTTGATGGAACACGAGTGGTTCCAGATAATTGCAAAGGGCTTGTCCGCATAGGAAGG GGCGAGGAAGGATTGGTCCATTTTCAGTGGCTGGATCGGAACCGGAACACAGTAGAAGAA GATCAGATCATCTTTCCAGATGAAGCTGTTTTTGAGAAG GTGACTCAATCTTCTGAAAGAGTATATGTCTTAAAGTTTAGCTCTGATGACAGGAAATTCTTTTTCTGGTTGCAG GAGCCAAGAGCTGAAGGAGACTCACAGATATGCAACTCATTTAATAGCTACATCAATCAGCCTTTAG ATGCAATTGGTGAAGATGAGGCTGAAGCTTCAGTTGCTATGCAAATGTCTGAGATGTCAGAAGATGCTGCTGAGGATGATCTCTCATCCAG AGCTGGAAACTTGGTTGATCAAAACATGGCTGCTGAATTGTCTGGTGAGGTAACTTCATCAGCTGGACCTGTACAATTGGCAGATTTACAGAGAATATTGAGAAGCATTCAGCCGTCAG ATGCTGTTGAAGATCCTGACGCAG GATTGGGATTAGGTGATATTTTGAAGCCTGATTTAGTCATGCCACTGATTGAAACTTTGCCACTTGAACAACAATTGGCATCATACTTGCCTGAG GGTTCATGGACTCCTGCTGATCTCATGGACTTGTTGCAGTCTCCACCATTCCGGCAGCAAGTAGACACATTTACTCAT GTGCTTCGGACAGGACAGATAGACCTGTCCCAGTTTGGAATGGACCCAAGCAAAT ATAATTTCACTGTTCTCTCATTTCTTGAGGCTCTAGAAGACTCGGTGGCAAAATCATCAGAATCTGAAGAGACGGATTCAAGGCAAGACGAGAACAAGGATGCTAAGTCACAAAGATGCAGCCGAAGTAGTGCCATGGATGAAAGCTGA
- the LOC103707722 gene encoding 26S proteasome regulatory subunit RPN13-like isoform X1 codes for MENVAPLQEIMLEFRAGRMFLDGTRVVPDNCKGLVRIGRGEEGLVHFQWLDRNRNTVEEDQIIFPDEAVFEKVTQSSERVYVLKFSSDDRKFFFWLQEPRAEGDSQICNSFNSYINQPLEDAIGEDEAEASVAMQMSEMSEDAAEDDLSSRAGNLVDQNMAAELSGEVTSSAGPVQLADLQRILRSIQPSDAVEDPDAGLGLGDILKPDLVMPLIETLPLEQQLASYLPEGSWTPADLMDLLQSPPFRQQVDTFTHVLRTGQIDLSQFGMDPSKYNFTVLSFLEALEDSVAKSSESEETDSRQDENKDAKSQRCSRSSAMDES; via the exons ATGGAGAATGTTGCTCCATTGCAG GAAATCATGTTGGAGTTTCGTGCCGGCAGGATGTTCCTTGATGGAACACGAGTGGTTCCAGATAATTGCAAAGGGCTTGTCCGCATAGGAAGG GGCGAGGAAGGATTGGTCCATTTTCAGTGGCTGGATCGGAACCGGAACACAGTAGAAGAA GATCAGATCATCTTTCCAGATGAAGCTGTTTTTGAGAAG GTGACTCAATCTTCTGAAAGAGTATATGTCTTAAAGTTTAGCTCTGATGACAGGAAATTCTTTTTCTGGTTGCAG GAGCCAAGAGCTGAAGGAGACTCACAGATATGCAACTCATTTAATAGCTACATCAATCAGCCTTTAG AAGATGCAATTGGTGAAGATGAGGCTGAAGCTTCAGTTGCTATGCAAATGTCTGAGATGTCAGAAGATGCTGCTGAGGATGATCTCTCATCCAG AGCTGGAAACTTGGTTGATCAAAACATGGCTGCTGAATTGTCTGGTGAGGTAACTTCATCAGCTGGACCTGTACAATTGGCAGATTTACAGAGAATATTGAGAAGCATTCAGCCGTCAG ATGCTGTTGAAGATCCTGACGCAG GATTGGGATTAGGTGATATTTTGAAGCCTGATTTAGTCATGCCACTGATTGAAACTTTGCCACTTGAACAACAATTGGCATCATACTTGCCTGAG GGTTCATGGACTCCTGCTGATCTCATGGACTTGTTGCAGTCTCCACCATTCCGGCAGCAAGTAGACACATTTACTCAT GTGCTTCGGACAGGACAGATAGACCTGTCCCAGTTTGGAATGGACCCAAGCAAAT ATAATTTCACTGTTCTCTCATTTCTTGAGGCTCTAGAAGACTCGGTGGCAAAATCATCAGAATCTGAAGAGACGGATTCAAGGCAAGACGAGAACAAGGATGCTAAGTCACAAAGATGCAGCCGAAGTAGTGCCATGGATGAAAGCTGA
- the LOC103707721 gene encoding stellacyanin-like, protein MANRLWYSWALQLLVVMVVSQGHSGCWCYQYKVGDLNSWGVPLPSNTHVYALWSQKYHFRLGDSLLFLYPPSQDSVIQVTERAYNSCSLVDPIKKMNDGNSVFNLTAPGIYYFISGVPGHCQKLQKLAIAVPSANGTFFPPAEDAPPPGKSSALPATSPSYPSSSAPPHRRDRGRCLSGLPRPLDGLSVWFSCASCERKTGI, encoded by the exons ATGGCTAATCGACTCTGGTATTCGTGGGCGCTCCAACTTCTAGTAGTAATGGTGGTAAGCCAGGGTCACAGTGGGTGCTGGTGCTACCAGTACAAGGTGGGAGATCTCAACTCCTGGGGAGTACCCCTCCCCTCCAATACCCACGTTTACGCCCTCTGGTCTCAGAAGTATCACTTCCGCCTTGGCGATTCCCTCT TGTTTCTCTACCCGCCGAGCCAGGACTCGGTGATCCAGGTGACGGAGCGGGCGTACAACAGCTGCAGCTTGGTGGATCCGATAAAGAAGATGAACGACGGCAACTCGGTGTTTAATCTGACGGCGCCCGGGATCTACTATTTCATTAGTGGTGTCCCGGGGCACTGCCAGAAGCTCCAGAAGCTCGCGATCGCCGTCCCTTCCGCCAATGGCACCTTCTTCCCGCCGGCGGAGGACGCGCCGCCGCCGGGGAAGTCCTCCGCGCTGCCGGCTACTTCGCCGTCATATCCATCGTCTTCGGCCCCTCCCCACCGGAGGGATCGGGGGCGGTGTCTGTCGGGGCTTCCACGGCCGTTGGATGGGTTGTCGGTTTGGTTCTCCTGTGCCTCTTGTGAGAGAAAAACGGGGATCTAG
- the LOC103707720 gene encoding probable N6-adenosine-methyltransferase MT-A70-like — protein MDPQTDGGGGGAHDVAALKEMRDQLEDGIEARRQAQKDLIASLQTLVPDLVSSLDLSLRVISAFNRRPFIPTPNPNPNPPSFDPPHPLTSRRRPFPDSRSLPPCTRPKPSPELRRDRSPHDACGGGDHLSVVRTMVAVCLLELVPFTETDSAALLRRLEGDQSSATPAEKAALVEVGGELGPIFAVETALRRIAEESGGVQLEEFTVHGKSVLMIWGIDRNKLLKELPESSSQTQQPPAEPSSGDGNNQGQGPAMGGVDSGAVMSRSDMWMGPPDPQLSGMSPMFPGTGAPPPMVGPRGGPRVMGLMGIPRMMGVPPLHRPLMGPGTAMGGPSSAPPKQTTEEEDLKDIEALLNKKTFRELQKSKTGEELLDLIHRPTAKETAVAAKFKTKGGSQLKEYCTHLTKEDCRRQTSSFIACEKVHFRRIIAPHTDTNLGDCSFLDTCRHTKTCKYVHYELDQTPDIPPMIMGAANLPPPKPIKSQRAEYCSEVELGEPQWINCDIRNFRMDILGQFGVIMADPPWDIHMELPYGTMADDEMRNLNVPALQTDGLIFLWVTGRAMELGRECLELWGYKRVEELIWVKTNQLQRIIRTGRTGHWLNHSKEHCLVGIKGNPEVNRNIDTDVIVAEVRETSRKPDEMYPMLERISPRTRKLELFARMHNTHAGWLSLGNQLQGVRLVDEGLRARFKAAYPDVEVQPASPPRTTAVDVDSNTTQMRSSFIGTESKQPSSQFMEPAPPVGCSEGKQVGTDVETAA, from the exons ATGGACCCTCAGAccgacggcggcggcggaggagcgcACGACGTCGCCGCCCTGAAGGAGATGCGCGACCAGCTGGAGGATGGCATCGAGGCCCGCCGTCAAGCCCAGAAAGACCTCATCGCCTCCCTACAGACCCTCGTCCCCGACCTCGTTTCCTCCCTCGACCTCTCCCTCCGCGTCATCTCCGCCTTCAACCGCCGCCCATTTATCCCCAcgcctaaccctaaccctaatcctCCCTCCTTCGATccaccccaccccctcacctccCGCCGCCGCCCCTTTCCTGACTCCCGTTCCCTTCCTCCCTGCACCCGCCCCAAGCCCTCACCCGAGCTCCGCCGCGACCGCTCCCCCCACGACGCCTGCGGTGGCGGCGACCACCTCTCCGTCGTCCGCACCATGGTCGCCGTATGCCTTCTTGAGCTCGTCCCCTTCACCGAGACCGACTCCGCCGCACTGCTCCGCCGGCTCGAGGGCGACCAGTCCTCCGCCACACCCGCCGAGAAGGCCGCCCTCGTCGAGGTCGGCGGGGAGCTCGGCCCGATCTTCGCCGTCGAGACGGCCCTCCGGCGCATCGCTGAGGAGAGCGGCGGGGTGCAGCTGGAGGAGTTCACTGTGCACGGGAAGTCTGTGTTGATGATTTGGGGCATTGATCGTAACAAGCTCCTCAAGGAGCTCCCTGAGAGCTCCTCCCAGACTCAGCAGCCACCGGCGGAACCGAGTTCCGGCGATGGGAACAATCAGGGTCAGGGGCCGGCTATGGGCGGAGTCGATAGCGGTGCAGTGATGTCGCGGTCTGACATGTGGATGGGGCCTCCTGACCCTCAACTTTCTGGCATGTCTCCTATGTTTCCGGGGACCGGTGCTCCGCCGCCCATGGTCGGCCCAAGAGGCGGGCCGAGGGTTATGGGCTTAATGGGGATTCCGAGGATGATGGGCGTTCCTCCCCTCCACAGGCCTCTTATGGGGCCTGGTACTGCTATGGGTGGCCCAAGTTCGGCGCCTCCGAAGCAAACGACCGAGGAGGAGGATCTGAAGGACATTGAGGCGTTGCTGAACAAGAAGACGTTCAGGGAGTTGCAAAAGTCGAAGACCGGGGAGGAGCTTTTGGATCTCATTCACCGGCCAACTGCAAAGGAAACTGCTGTTGCGGCAAAG TTCAAGACCAAGGGTGGCTCTCAGCTCAAGGAATATTGTACACATTTAACTAAAGAAGATTGCCGGCGCCAAACTAGTTCATTCATTGCATGCGAGAAG GTTCATTTCCGGCGAATTATTGCTCCACACACCGATACAAATTTGGGTGACTGCTCTTTTCTTGATACATGCCGTCACACAAAG acCTGCAAATATGTTCATTATGAACTTGACCAAACACCCGATATACCTCCAATGATAATGGGTGCTGCTAATCTTCCACCTCCAAAACCTATTAAGTCCCAGAGGGCTGAATATTGTTCGGAAGTGGAACTTGGTGAGCCTCAATGGATAAACTGCGACATTCGTAACTTCAGAATGGACATTTTAGGGCAGTTTGGGGTTATCATGGCAGACCCACCATGGGACATTCACATGGAATTGCCATATGGTACAATGGCGGATGATGAGATGAGAAATCTTAATGTACCTGCATTGCAGACCGATGGTCTGATTTTTCTGTGGGTCACTGGGCGTGCAATGGAACTTGGGCGTGAATG TTTGGAGCTTTGGGGATACAAGCGTGTTGAGGAGCTCATTTGGGTGAAGACCAATCAACTTCAACGAATTATTCGAACTGGGCGTACAGGTCATTGGCTCAATCATAGTAAAGAACATTGTCTTGTTGGAATTAAGGGAAATCCAGAGGTGAATAGAAACATCGATACAGATGTTATTGTAGCTGAAGTTCGTGAAACAAGCCGAAAACCTGATGAG ATGTACCCAATGCTGGAGAGGATCAGCCCCAGGACAAGGAAGTTGGAATTGTTTGCTCGAATGCACAATACACATGCAGG GTGGCTCTCACtgggcaatcagttgcaagGAGTCAGGTTAGTTGACGAAGGTCTGAGAGCAAGGTTCAAGGCTGCTTATCCAGATGTGGAGGTACAACCAGCATCTCCTCCCAGAACAACTGCTGTGGATGTAGATTCAAACACCACACAAATGAGGAGCTCTTTTATTGGGACAGAATCAAAGCAACCATCAAGCCAATTTATGGAACCGGCACCACCTGTGGGCTGTTCTGAAGGAAAGCAAGTGGGTACAGATGTTGAAACAGCTGCTTAA